A region of Ahaetulla prasina isolate Xishuangbanna chromosome 12, ASM2864084v1, whole genome shotgun sequence DNA encodes the following proteins:
- the LOC131184153 gene encoding epithelial splicing regulatory protein 2-like: MTASSPHSDCLVVLFGASAGGNGAKLGSDERELILLVWQVVDLPSKKVGTLHKCLVKADNLELSEPCRELTGLTPESLAKAEPLDRVLQQVRVNLWMQGAGFQVMQSSKQQTFALKICQATQWFTPLPSKTCLFCNRGSLAPSATCCGHIGWWPAVAEFTQHPEPLAFISFEHHLGICSQSELQLSQGL; encoded by the exons ATGACGGCTTCCTCTCCGCACAGTGACTGTTTGGTGGTCTTGTTTGGGGCATCCGCTGGTGGAAATGGGGCTAAGCTGGGGTCCGATGAGAGGGAACTAATTCTGTTGGTGTGGCAAGTTGTGGATCTTCCCAGCAAGAAG GTAGGGACGCTGCACAAATGCCTGGTGAAGGCAGACAATTTGGAGCTAAGCGAGCCATGCCGAGAACTGACAGGGTTAACCCCCGAGAGCTTGGCCAAAGCGGAGCCTCTGGATCGCGTTCTCCAACAGGTGAGGGTTAATTTGTGGATGCAGGGAGCAGGATTCCAAGTGATGCAATCGAGCAAACAGCAGACTTTCGCTTTGAAAATTTGTCAAGCGACCCAGTGGTTCACCCCCTTGCCGAGTAAAACGTGTTTATTCTGCAACCGAGGCTCGCTGGCACCATCTGCCACGTGCTGCGGCCACATTGGATGGTGGCCTGCAGTGGCTGAGTTCACCCAGCACCCTGAGCCATTGGCTTTTATATCTTTTGAACACCATCTTGGCATTTGCAGCCAATCCGAATTGCAATTAAGccagggtttgtga